CTCATCTCTTTCATGCAATCTTCTACTAGTGCAAAAGACACCGACCTCTTCATCACTAAATTCTCATATTCTTTGTAGTCTAAACTAGTGCTTCTTGAACTGTCTGTGGTGGgatgccatttttaaaattttctaatccATTGTGGACTGATacttttatgaaattaaatttaaatgaattatcagaatgttttttaaacacccaaaatagaaatcaaatttttttattataaattcaacagacataaaattactgtcaaatttctataaaaatttctaaagcttactctcaatttctgtatTTACATTCCAGCACAATAGTAACAGTTTGCACCCTGGCATCAGTCTGCAGACTGCACTTTGAGCAGCACAGATCTACAGAATTCAGGGCTTCggtcaatgaatatttattacataCTTAGCATGAACTCTGCACTCTGCTAGACACTGCAGGGTAAACAAAGAGGTACACAGTAGAGGCTTCTCTTTTTAAGGAGTCTATATTTTGCAGGAAAGAACACTAAAAAGTGTGAATCAACAATACATAATATGGATAAATAAGCTTATTGTTGATCAGAGGAAAACGATCACTGAAGTGTGGAGTAGTGAGGACAGGCCActtgaaaagaaaagtgaaatctgAATTTAGTACTTGTATTTAAGAAGGACTCAGACATGAAAGGATAACAACTCGAGAGAGTAGCGACCACACGTACAAATGCACAAAGATGAGAACGAACATGGCATGCTGATGACACAATCAACCAAACAGCTCTCACCAAAGGGGCAAGTACTGATGGGCAGGGAACTGAAAGCCAGGCAGAGTTTACACAGGGaaagatgagcaaagaaaaaggATCAGAAGTTTCTAAGGAACCATGACAGAATCAGTGTTCTAGAAAGGTAAGCCAATAGTGGTATCAAGCTGGAACAGAGTGGGTGGGGCTTCTTCACTTGCAGGGATTACATAGTACACCTGTTTACATATCCTTCAGAACCGAGAGAAGTGCTCCGCCCACGACAGAGAGTAAATGCATCTTCCTTaagtgttgggaaaaccggacagccacatgcaaaagaatgaaagtagacctctatcttataccatacacaaaaattaactccaaatggattaaagacttgaatgcaagacctgaaaccatacaactcctagaagaaaacataggcagtacactctttgacataggtcttagcagtACCTTTTGGAATATCATGTTTCCTCAggcaagaaaaactaaagaaaaaataaacaaataggaccacatcaaactgaaaaagcctctgcaaggcaaagaaaaacatcaacaaaacagaaagacaacccatcaactgggggaaaatatttgcaaatcatacatccaataaggggttaatatccaaaatatttaaagaactcatacaactcaacaacaaaaaatgaacaacccgatgaaaaaatgggcagagaacatgaacagacatttttgcaaaaaagatacacagatggccaacggcacatgaaaagatgttctacatcattaattattagcaaaatgcaaatcaaagctacaatgagatatcacctctcactcgtcagaatggctattattaaaaggacaagaaataataagtgttggagaagacgtggagaaaagggaaccctcatacactgctggtgggaattcaaactggtgcagccactacggaaaacagtatggagattcctcagaaaattaagaatagatctactatatgatacagttattccactgctgggtatttatccaaagaacatgaaaaacactaatttgtaaagatatatgcacccctatgttcactgcagcaatattcacaatagccaagacttggaagcaacctaagtgcccatcaacagatgaatggataaagaggatgtggcatatacatatatacaatagaatactactcaaccataagaaagaTAAAACCGTGCCATTtgcgacagcatggatggaccttgagggtatcatgctaagcaaaataagtcagatggagaaagactaTTACACTAagacttcactcatatgtagaagatgaacaaacaaatagATGTGGAGAACAGATATGAGGAAGGTGGTAGTGGGAAGGtgaaggggtaaagaggcacatatgtatggtgacagggggcaactagacttttgatgaGGAACACGACATAGTCTCTACAGAAGTCGAATTATAATGTACACTTGgaatttacataatgttacaaaccaatgtgacctcaataaaataaaaaaaacaagaaacaaagaaagaatttcaacaggaaacaaagaacaaatttgCAGATGAAAGTGGATATTTGAGCTAGAAGATCATGTAGACAAGCAAGGGCCAGCAGTATGAGGCCCtactcaaaatgaaaaagcagaggaagcCCTCTGAGAAAACTCTGAGAGATGAAGAGAGTAACCTTAGTTCCTATTTTTAGTTCCCCATTCCAGTCCCTGTGAGGGTCAGGTATGCTCTGATGCACATGTATGAATGTCCTCAAAACTCCCTATAGtatctataaaaaaagaaaaagaaaaaaaatcccctcaTTACTCAAGTTAGTTGAGCAACCAAAGGAACCCAATTAAAATGACTACTTTGAGATAGTGCCCCTTGAGTAATAATTCTGTCAGCCCCATTGTGGGATACTGCCTATAATGTAAGCTGTGCAACTCCAAGATAATTAAAATCAGCCAATTACTGACTTTAACTAGAATTCAAGGAATCCTATTGGTTGACTCAAGTGCACTAAAAATAGCAATACGtactttttaatagatttttagcAACAAAAGGTACCTCTAAAAACATCCATCCTCTTGAATAAAAGGCAAGAAATCAGTAATGCTATAAATAGACATTCAAGGTAaacctttttttcctatttcttttttctttcaactcttgAAAGAGATGGATGAAAAAAATAGCTCTGGGAGTGGACTTGAAATGGAATTAGCTAGCAGGCCTCCCTACCAGAACACAAAGAAGCTCCAGCCCACATGTAGGAGAGCTCTTTGTAAAGAAGTTGTAACCGGTGTCCTGCAGACAAAATCTGGCTTCATTTAGCCCACAGAAAATTCCTAATGTGAATGAGCCGGTAATCAGGAtatttcatcttgaaaaaaattagtattttagtttctcttgaaaaactaTGAAATCTGGAAACACAGAGCCCACTTTCCCATTAAGGAAAGCATCCTCTGATAAGCCACAGTCCTCCCACTCCCTACCACACTGCTTAGGACCCAATTCTCTCATCGCTCCTGTATCCTTTAGGATATAAGCTATCAATCCCTGCTTTACTGATAAAGATCTTCCAATACACACACTTGCGCAACTAACTTATGAGTGGCTTGGTTAGGATCAGTTCTGGTATCAGCAATATGGTGAAGAAGAAACCATGACTTGGTCTTTTGCCCTGCATCCAGCTCACCAGTGCAGACTCTCCCTACCCTAAAGACAAATTCCCTTCaatccttcatttctttttctgtaatacGACTTCGACTTCACTAGGAACTATTCCAATCCATCAGACAAGGATGGACAGAACGGAAGCAGGTTCCCAGTTCTCTTCTTCTAGGAGGTTCCTGTGCCTCTAGGTAAATTTATGGATGCATGCTAACAGATAACTGGAAGGAAGTTATGTCATCTCTTCCTGCCAACAGTGTCTGAAACCCACATCTTGCTCAGAGAAAAAACATTTGCTCAAGAAATGTATGAAGTTAGGCAATGTGCTTGTTTATTGGTAgccttgaacatcttttcaggatGTAGCTAACATTAAATTCATCAtgagtttttttcctgttataaaatTCTAAGTGATTCAgcataataaaagttttatttttataactgaacTTGCCAAACAATAATGAAGAGAAAGctacaataaaaatacatttaatatccTAATAACCTAACTGGAAAAAGCACTGAGCTTAGAAcgttagaaaaggaagaatataaGAACACTGAATGTTTaatttctctccagaaaaatacATTAACAAGAATTAAAACATACCTATAAAAGAATCAGTCACAATACATAACAAGGAAAACGAAACAAACCCTTGGCCATGAATAGGCACACATACCAACCCACCAGAGCACAAATCTAATGTTATAGGCTTATCCACCATTCGTTGCCTGGGTTTCAAATCCAAATAAGCATGGGTAGTTGCTATAGTGACAATACGCCACTTTTGGAACAAGGAGCTTAGTACTACTGAGTACTTATGAGCTTCATAACGTCAGTACTTCCTCCCACACTTTGACTCATAGTTCAGACATTATAACTTTATAAAGAGTAATTTCATTCCGTCCCTTagaagtctattttattttctcaaaaagagTTTATACTTTATCGAGTATAATACATAAATGTCAAGAGAAACAATCTAACTCATTaacaatatatatattcaataaatatttaattaatattaaagaTGTTGGCTTAATAAAATAAATCGTATGCCATCACtggaaattgttttattattgtaaCTGGGCAAGATCATATCTTATTATTTCATGTCTTAGCTCATTGTCATTAATAATAGTATTCCTACCATCCTTCATTTAATATAAAAGTGAAAAGTTCAAAAACAACACTAAGAAGCTGAATTTTGTTTCACAGCagattgatatatttttatttccttcaggaaCTAAATTAATAACAAGACTATTAACGCCATCTAAGGAGAAGAGAGTTTGCTGCTAGTAAAACgctaagaataagaaaaactatTAATCTCAAATCAATCAGAGAATATCTTCAGATTATCAAAAAGTCAGAGACCTGAGAACCTtcttacattgctggtgggaatggaaaatatataaccactttggaaaacattttggcagttctCAAAAAGTTATACATAAAACTACCATAGAATCGATCACTTTCATGCTTAGGTATCTacctaagtgaaatgaaaacatatgtccacaaaagaCTTACTCATGAATGTTCAGAGAAACATTCTTCAttatagccaaaaactggaaaactagatgcccatcaacaggtgaactacaacaacaaaaacccacaaaatggagtactattcagcaataaaaaggaatggattaATGACACTtgctacatcatggatgaacctcaaaaacattatgctaagtgaaaagccAGCCACAAGAGACAACATAtggtatgactccatttatatgaaatgttcaaaaagacaattttttttttttagtaagattagccctgaactaacatctgctgccaatcttcctcttttagctgaggaagactggccctgagctaacatccaggcccatcttcctccactttatacgtgggatgcctaccacagcatggcttgtcaagcggtctcgtctgcacccgggatcagggccggtgaacccggggccactgagaagcagaatgtgcggacttcactgcgccacccggccggccccacgaaaaagacaaattttatagagacagagagtacaTTTGTGATTGCCGAAGGGCAGGAGTGAGGATTAGCTGTAAAAGGGTATGTGGAATCTtattaaagagatgaaaatattctaaaactgataTACAGTGATGGCTATACCATTTggtaaaattactgaaaatcatTGACTTGTAtacttgaaatgggtgaattttatgatattcaaaatatatctcaataaaacgtTTTAAGTCAGAGAACCTTAGAGCTGCAGGGAACCTTGCCAAAACTGTGtacttttacagatgaagaaagtgaggcccagaaaggttaagcagCTTGTTTAAATGTCGCCCAGCTAGAtcatggcaaaaacaaaaaagatcaaaATCCAGTCTCAATGTTACATCTACAAAAATGctcaaggaattttttaaaattataataattacataGAATCCTTTGAAAGGTGTTCTAGAAGCAACAAAATTTGAGAATCAAAAAGAACGATTAAAAAGTACCAAAAATCCATGAGTACATAAGgatatccagaaaaaataaaagctagaaaAACTCAGGTGTCACTCTTTGAGGCCATATAACTTACTTCCAAAATagctaataaaagaaaaagaactaagcacttttttctgcctttccatTATGAGCTGTATTTCGGGTTAATAAATGTCACGAGTTTATGAAAGGAAGCTTCCACTCTACAGAAGaatgcaaattaataaatgtagacgGAATGAAAGagttagaaattattttgcaACCCCTAATAAAATTATGATTCAAGCAAGGCTCATCAACTATGGTTAAGGCCATTAAGTGAATGGAGGAGTTGGACATTTGTAGGAAACCAAAATAACACCTCACAGATGACTttgtttttaaggagaaaaacaacaaaacacacaagTTTACGCGGACGAAAATCAAGATGTCATCAACCTAACCAACCTTTAGCGTTATCATTCAGGGTTATTAGAAACCCAGGGACTAGAGGAGTAAGCTAAACACCAAGAGAAAATAACTGCTGAAGGGAAGACATTCTACAGGACAACAAGCGTCCTCTCTTTaatcagagagggaaaaaatgtgaCTATTTTAGGGGGTGACGCTTCTAGATTGAGAGAGActtgaaatacataaaaacaagCGTGGTCCCCAATTGGATCCTGGTTTGGACAAAACAGCTGTAAGGGACATTCGGGAGATATGTAACTGGATAAATTTAAAGACAGAATATTCGATAGCATCAAAAAGTTACTTAAGCGCGATAgtactattttttaatataataatatgctTTCATACAGACGCATCCTGGGAAACTTAGAAGCGGAAGATCTAGATGTCGATGGTTCACGTCAAAACGTTTCAATGAGTTTCAGACGCAAAGAATTAACATCCAAAGCCCAACTTCCCAATTTACTGCCGTGTCCATAAACGCTAATTTATTCATAAGATAAAATAACCATTAAACACAGACGAAGTCTTGCAGGGCAGGGGTGCAGAGGCGGGACCTACGATGGACGCTGGCTCTCCCAGGCCCTGCGCTGGACACCGCCGCGGGGGCCGCCCGCCGCCCGGGAACGCGCAGGCCGAGCTCGGGCCTCGGGGAGGACGGCTCCCGGCGTGCACCGCGGGGACCTGGCCGCCCAGGAGCGCCGCGCGGGCTCCCAAGCGGCGGCCTCACCACAGCGGTCCTCGATTATTACATAAAACCTCCTCTTTTCTGACTTCACCGCCCCTTGCAACCACCTAACTACTTCCCAGGCTGGGATCCAGCTGGGGGACACGGTCTCGAAATCCCCTCTCTCAAGTCACGACGCCAAGCTAAAGGAAGCCACACCGCGGCCACCAGCTCCTCAACCAGGGCCTGAGCCTCCGCGCCCGGAGACAGGCGGCGCGCCGGCCGGCAGGGCGCACGCGATCgccttcctgcccctctccctctcctccaggggGTGGCGCTGTCCTCCCAATGTCCCACACCACGGGTGCGCCGAGGTCCATCCGCGTGTTCCGACGGGGGAGCTCCCCTCGCCGCCCCTGTCGCTTCtcggccgccccgccccgccccgccccgcagTCCGGGCCGCCCTCTCAGAAACGCTTAGCAACCCCCGGGGCAGCTGGGCCACCGAGAGGGACCCTGCGTGCGGGCACTCGGCCCCGAGTCCTCAGACGACACCTGAGAGACGCCCGAGGACCAGCGTCACGATCCTCGCACTACCCCGAGTCCCGCCACCTCCGCCGCCTGAGCGCCCGACTTAACCGACTTCAAACCCGCAGGCCCGGCGGCCGCGGGGAGACGGGAGGGGCCGCCCTGCGCGGAAAgcccgcgcgccccgccccgccccgccccgccggcctCCCGACCTGCGTCACGGGTCACGTGCCGCGGCGCCCTTCCCTACCGGCAACCGGGCGCTCCCCTCTTCCGGAAGTCGCGCCCGTCGCGCCGGGCTCCTCCCACCGCCGGCGACGTCAAGCTCAGCTCCTACCACTGCCCTGCCTCCGCCTCCAGGCGCGGGGAGGGCTGCGGGCTCCGGACAGTCCGTCCGGCCGCTTCCGGGCCCCTCGACGGCACCGGCGAGACTGTCGGAGTTCCGGGGCGTGCGGGCCTCGGCCGCGCCCGAGCCGAGCTGGGGAGGCCAGAGGCCGGCTCTCCGGAGGCCGCCCCCGCAGAGGCCTTTCCCCCTCTCCGCACCTCGGGCGGCACTTGGTTCCGCCGAGACCCACGACGGTTCCGCCCCCGTCTTCCTTGTCATTGATGTTGTTGTTCTTGTCAGCGCCGCAGCCCCGACCGCCGGGAGCTCGAACCCGAGCCGGGGCCGCCCGGGTGGCGCGGTGGCGGCGGCAGCGGCTCCGGCTGCAGCAGCTGCGACGGCTGCGGGGGCTGCTCCGGGGGCTGCGGGGGCGGCCGGGGGCCGGCGGCCGGCGGCGGGGCCGGATGGCTCTGTGCGGGCAGGCGGCGGGCGCCGCGTCGCTGCCCAGCGAGCTGATCGTGCacatcttctccttcctgcccGCGCCCGACCGCCTGCGGGCCTCGGCCTCCTGCTCGCACTGGCGCGAGTGCCTCTTCTACCCGGCGCTGTGGCCCCAGCTGCGCATCTGCCTGCGCGTCTCGCCCGCCGAGCAGCCCCGGCTCGAGTTCCTCATGCGCAAGTGCGGCTGGTTCGTGCGGGAGCTGCGCGTTGAGTTCGCCGCCGAGAACTACctgagcggcggcggcggcggcggcggcggcggccccggcGACGCCGGCGACGCGGACGGTGGCCCTGGCGGGGAGGACGTCGAGGCCCTGCAGCTGTCGACCCGGTGGCTGGAAGTGCTGCGCACCTACTTGGAGCTGGTGCTGTGCGTGCTGGTCAGCATCCGGAACAACAGGTAGGCTCGCCCGGGACCCCCAGTGCCTCCCCGCGCCCTCCCCCAGAAATAGCTCCCGTGCGGGCGCACCCGGCCGCGTCGGCGTCGCTGTCTTCGAGGGCTGGCGGTGTCGCTTCTAAGCTGGCGATTTCCTGGAGGCCGGGAGGGCATAGCGGGACTCGTCATCATACTTTATGAACAGTGAGGTACTTGGTGTTGGTGGGACGCCGCGCCTGCTCCTTGCAGGCACCGCTCAGTCGTGCTCTCGGTGGCCGTGGGATGGAGCTGACAGGCGCCGTCGCTctgcattttgcagatgggaGAGCTGAAGCTTGCAGGAGGAGGCCTGCGAGGGCGTCTTGGGAGAAACAAAACTTAACCAGATTTTTCTGACTCGGCACCTGTCCATTCAAAATAGATCGTTCGTGGTGGGGGAAGGAGTCGGTCTGCCCCTGCTGTCTCGTAGTTACAAGACTGCCCCTAAAAGAAATCTTTGACAGCCATTTTCTTACCGGGAAGAGTTTTGGTTAACTGGGCCAGGCACAATGAGTAGGAGGAGGGTTTGTGAAAGGGACTGGGGACGAGCCTGACCGTCAGGGTTGGAAGTCCCTCTCCTTGCCCCTCCAGGCTCAGCTCGTCCCCAGTGATTCACCTAGAAGTAGCACGGTGCagcttggtgtgtgtgtgttgggggaacTGGCCGTTGTCTGCAGAGGGCAAGCATGTAACTGTCCTGGTTTTGCATCAGGACTTTATTGTAATTCTCGGACTAACTTCCTATGTTCTGATTCCTTATGCTGATCagtatcttcctctatttctctaTCACTGTCTCCATAATccttttaatttagattttctgTGTCTGGATATTCTAACTAACCTTACAAATTGAACTATGAGTTGGAAGAAAGTTCAAGAAAGGAACAACTTATATAGTAATAATCATTTAGCTGTTTACAGGTACTTTCACGTTCACTATCTTGTTTGATCCTTTCAATGATCCTGTGAGTTAGGCAAGACAGCTATTATTAGCCCTATT
The DNA window shown above is from Equus quagga isolate Etosha38 chromosome 2, UCLA_HA_Equagga_1.0, whole genome shotgun sequence and carries:
- the FBXO33 gene encoding F-box only protein 33; the encoded protein is MSHTTGAPRSIRVFRRGSSPRRPCRFSAAPPRPAPQSGPPSQKRLATPGAAGPPRGTLRAGTRPRVLRRHLRDARGPASRSSHYPESRHLRRLSARLNRLQTRRPGGRGETGGAALRGKPARPAPPRPAGLPTCVTGHVPRRPSLPATGRSPLPEVAPVAPGSSHRRRRQAQLLPLPCLRLQARGGLRAPDSPSGRFRAPRRHRRDCRSSGACGPRPRPSRAGEARGRLSGGRPRRGLSPSPHLGRHLVPPRPTTVPPPSSLSLMLLFLSAPQPRPPGARTRAGAARVARWRRQRLRLQQLRRLRGLLRGLRGRPGAGGRRRGRMALCGQAAGAASLPSELIVHIFSFLPAPDRLRASASCSHWRECLFYPALWPQLRICLRVSPAEQPRLEFLMRKCGWFVRELRVEFAAENYLSGGGGGGGGGPGDAGDADGGPGGEDVEALQLSTRWLEVLRTYLELVLCVLVSIRNNRNLQKFSLFGDISILQQQGSLSNTYLSKADPDGKTIKQIQQLFEEILSNSRQLKWLSCGFMLEIVTPTSLSSLSNSIANTMEHLSLLDNNIPGNSTLITAVELERFVNLRSLALDFCDFTAEMARVLTDSNHVPLQRLSLLVHNVSVMHKSLDNMPNDEHWKALSRKSTSLRVYVMAFDVKSEDMLKILKPSIPLERIHFDSYITCVSGAIVDLISRQYDKFLTHFILMNDVIDMSGFPDLSDNRNEDPLVLLAWRCTKLSLLAVHGYTVWAHNLIAIARLRGSDLKVLEVTEESIDFDQGELADQDVDPVHNLIEQVSLGLGQPWHAVMDIESLSVFTEPNRHFYREMQSFSEDI